A part of Thermodesulfovibrionales bacterium genomic DNA contains:
- a CDS encoding GAF domain-containing protein, which produces MIKKLPDFLPEGLYFIDDDLRIRYANPEFERLTGSKNVVGKELKSDLIRYQDEAGHALELYEFPAFLCYQTKKEVRKNLYIISAGERIPVEERCRPVFKGEKLRGVLSIIKDLNQVVSVIEKNLSEKRRQSLIPICAWCKKVRTGDDFWESIESYLINSGAGNITHGICPDCAEKIFEKKVYLESYQDICRAISSSLSLKEVLNLIVTNVVKVLKVKACMLRLLNKETNRLEVAAHYGLSEKYINKGPVDFDQTIKESLQGKTISIYDITRDEQARYRKEAEQEGIKSIISVPVKAGKEILGVLRLYTSEPVLYLEEDLRFIPAIAVQASIAIVNARTFELSLTKAKEYLRVFEEVTKAVTSKLELQDVLDTIVKKLPAVMGLRAATIRLLTEDGSKLILVASHGLSRRYLERGPVDLEENVKEALQAKPVAISDVTVDPRVKYQKEAEEEGIKSMLTLPIIARGKVIGILRLLTDVQRQFSEEEINFAASLAEVCGIAIDNARFYNKKPLL; this is translated from the coding sequence ATGATAAAGAAGTTACCAGACTTTCTTCCAGAAGGGCTCTATTTTATTGATGACGATCTTAGGATAAGATACGCAAATCCTGAGTTTGAAAGGCTAACCGGTTCAAAAAATGTAGTTGGAAAAGAGCTTAAAAGTGATCTAATTAGATATCAGGATGAGGCGGGTCACGCCCTGGAACTCTATGAGTTTCCAGCCTTCCTATGCTACCAGACTAAAAAAGAGGTAAGAAAAAATCTTTACATTATATCAGCTGGTGAAAGGATTCCTGTGGAGGAGAGGTGCAGACCAGTTTTTAAGGGTGAAAAATTAAGGGGTGTACTTTCTATAATAAAAGATCTCAATCAGGTGGTATCAGTAATTGAAAAAAATCTCTCAGAAAAAAGGCGCCAGAGCCTTATTCCCATCTGTGCATGGTGCAAGAAGGTAAGAACAGGCGATGATTTCTGGGAAAGCATAGAAAGTTATCTCATAAACTCAGGAGCAGGTAACATCACCCATGGTATTTGCCCTGATTGTGCAGAAAAGATATTTGAAAAAAAGGTCTACCTTGAAAGCTATCAGGATATATGCAGGGCAATAAGCAGCAGTCTCTCACTTAAGGAAGTCCTAAATCTAATAGTTACAAATGTTGTGAAGGTTCTAAAAGTAAAGGCCTGCATGCTAAGGCTTCTCAATAAGGAGACCAATAGACTTGAGGTGGCAGCACATTATGGATTGTCTGAAAAGTACATAAATAAAGGTCCGGTGGATTTTGACCAGACCATAAAGGAGTCGTTACAGGGTAAAACAATATCAATTTATGATATCACTCGCGATGAACAGGCAAGATACAGAAAAGAGGCAGAGCAAGAGGGTATAAAAAGCATTATCTCTGTTCCAGTAAAAGCCGGTAAGGAGATTCTTGGTGTACTGAGACTTTATACCTCAGAACCTGTACTATATCTAGAGGAAGATCTGAGATTCATACCGGCTATTGCCGTACAGGCATCTATTGCAATAGTAAATGCCAGGACTTTTGAACTTTCCCTTACTAAGGCGAAGGAATATCTGAGGGTATTTGAAGAGGTCACAAAGGCTGTAACATCAAAGCTAGAACTCCAGGATGTTCTCGATACAATTGTTAAAAAATTACCAGCTGTAATGGGTCTAAGGGCCGCAACGATAAGACTCTTAACTGAAGATGGCTCAAAACTAATACTTGTTGCATCTCATGGATTAAGCAGAAGGTATCTTGAACGAGGTCCTGTAGACCTTGAAGAAAATGTAAAAGAAGCACTTCAAGCAAAACCTGTTGCGATATCCGATGTCACGGTTGATCCAAGGGTAAAATATCAAAAAGAAGCTGAAGAGGAGGGGATAAAAAGCATGCTAACACTACCAATCATTGCCAGGGGCAAGGTTATAGGTATTCTCAGACTTCTGACAGATGTTCAGAGGCAGTTCTCTGAAGAAGAGATAAATTTTGCTGCATCTCTTGCAGAGGTATGCGGAATTGCTATTGATAATGCAAGGTTTTACAATAAAAAACCTTTACTTTAA